The Glycine soja cultivar W05 chromosome 4, ASM419377v2, whole genome shotgun sequence genomic sequence TTTtcgataataatttaaaatcgaccccaaataaaaaaatctaaaaaaaaaatacaccctttaaaaaaaaagtccctagtGGTAAAGCGTTTACTTAAGTAGTAAATAGTATATGCAATATAACGTGaagagtttttatattgtaattttttttgtcatttattcataattaatatttatcgagGAACCTAATTGATCATcctttataaaatatttcttttaaatatatttttttacacaagATAAGAATTTGAGACTTTGCATAAAAAGATCGAACTTAATATTACCTAAGCTAACAATTCATTGGTAGCCATTTAATTATGAATTCCtgtgtaaataaatttattaatttttatgataattatttaaaacttaaaagttatattaatcatagttttttattgattgatagTACAAATTTTTTACGTTAATAatacatagaaattaaacttagttaagtatattcatattttttggtaaaaaaaactatattttaatttattcttttggtGTATAGGATTTACGGTGGGATATGAACCTACATATTATGCTCAAACAAGTGAGGTATcgttttatgttttataaaagttaattgaTCGCTGCTCAAGTTTTATATAGTAGTTCAAACTAaccttttataatttaatttatttgattatgatAGAATTTGATTGCAAAACAGTAAGAATTCAAATCAGGCAAAATGAGTGGGCCGATCAATGAGTTTGGAAGGCTTTTATTGTTGATCCTCATCTATATTTGGACATTTTTAAAGAATTGCACTATTTGACAGCCTATAAACAGAGAAAggaatattttccttcttcaaaaTGATTTGCCTTTTGAATCACATTATttgtttactagtttttttaatcaaattatttgttTACTAGCTATCAAATGGATTCTTCTCACCTCATTAGGTTCAGAAAGTGCAATTTTTTAGTTTGACATGAAATTAATTCTGCATTAGGGGtggaagtaaaattttaattaagggGGTCaagacacaaaataaaaattaaaaatgaaaatttaagtgtataatatatataagaattttaagatataatatatatttctgagtaaaaataaacatatacctGTATAAGTATAAAAGTAGCCTATAAGAGAAAGAagatcaataaaatattattaagcgtataaattaatttttttcatcttaatCTTTCAGtttattagaagaaaaagaCTTTGACTATTCGAAAttcagtaaataaataaataaaatttgaaaaaaaatatttttatcaaataacctataaaagaaagaatagattagatcaataaaatattattgagtGCGTAGATTAATAtgcatgaaattatttaattaatgatcTTGGGTTGAAAACTAAGTACGGAGTTaagttaaatgattttattcaacTTTAGCACTATTGATTATTGTAAAAGATACACGTGATCTGTGTAGAATTGCCACCAAATCACCCCTCCCTGTGTCAATGTTGTTTCTGGTGAATTGACATAATGAATTCTACCTGTACGGAGTAGAGAATAACTATTTACCCAACAAGAATGATTATCTCATTAATTTTTGAAGTAGACGCAATAACGAATATATTATACATTCAGAAAAATTTCACCATATTATTCTCAAATCACaacaataatttgttttttttttgcttgataTAAAACCAATACTCTATACTTTTTAAGgttaatttaaacttaaagaGTATTTTTAAGATGCATGTACTTTAAGGAATAATAGAAACATGACAACATCATAAAAGAATGAAGAAACTGAATCATAACGTAGTTTGTTACGCCTTCCATTTGGTGGTTGATTTGGATACAATCTAGATTGGTTTGCTAAATGGTTTATAAGTTATGTAGACGTTTTTATTACTACTATTTTAgacaaatcaaatacacaccttCACTTTATTCTATTCAAATAACATGATTTTtcctaacatttttaaaaaaaattactttttaaatataaactaattattttagaaatagttttataaaaatccacgccaaaaaaattaagttgtttttataaatataaacatcGGGCTtcaatcttaaatttataaatgtaCGAAATAATTTGACAGTTAAATGGAAATTGCTAGCATGGAAgtgtttttatcatttatcaaaCTCAACCAAACTGAACATCAGAATAATTATTAGTGACAAATTTTGCAGCATATGAAGTGGCTTGCATAGCTCCAAGGCTGGCGATCATATGTCAGATTAGAGCAGGCTCTCTTTGGTACTATGATACATTTCAAGCAAATAACAACCGTAAAAATTCACGCCAAAATTTTTGGAAcgaatctatatattattattttatttcttttgatttcatGTACGTACAGTGCCCGTAATTGACATGTCTTTGTTCCTTAATGCCTTTCCCACGTGGAACAGGCACCTAGAAACTTGGACTAAGTAGGGAATTGAGGGCCATGGACTATAGTGCCAAACCAacatcattttatatatatatatatatatatatatatatatgctattGTTTTCTATAGTTTTTGGAAATTAATACTTATCAAAACCATATAAGATTTTTCTCGTGAGGGGTCTGGCTCACAAGCCAATAAAGGCAACCTCTAGTACCTTCATCACCACTCGATCGCATTAAAAGTCTAATAATTGACCTTcaataatcttaaaaataaaaaatcactgtGTGATTGATTCTCCAGATTTCCACTTTATTGCACActtataacttaattaatttaatcctcTTCAGGTTCACCTTCCTTGGTGGCAGGGTAAGGCTTttctttatgttaattaataattatttacagTTTCTCATGATCTTTGTGTAATGCACACTTCACTTCACGGTTTGTAACTGAAATTATTGAGGTCTTTGCAGTTTGCAAGAACTCTAAACATTTGATCCATCACCATCTTCTTAGCAGTGAGGTGAAGTGAGGTGACTGCAATGGCTTCTGCTTGTGTGACCTTGAAATCCAATACCCATTTAGCAAACTCTGAGAAGGGCTTTCTAGGAGAAAGAATAAAAGGTGGCTTCAACAACAGTGCCTTGGTAATGAATCAGTTGGCTATACGTTCTAGAAGCCACAAGAGGGTGAAACATGGTGTTGGTGTTGTATCTGCTGTTCTCACTTCAAACAATGCCAAAGAATCACTGGTAAGCTGAATTTCATTCTACTTCTTGGTCTTTTAACTTGGTGtggttgcatttttttatttatttatttggtgtGGTTTTGAGTTTCAGACCTTGCAAGTGCCTTCCTTTTTAAGAAGAAGGGCTGATCCAAAAAATGTTATTTCCATCATATTGGGAGGAGGACCTGGGACACAACTCTTTCCTCTCACCAAACGTGCTGCCACACCTGCGGTTAGtgaatcatggtttttgtcTGAAATCTGAATCCTAAGTTGTTGCTGTAGTTCCTGTGAAAATTTTCTAACAGTtccatgttgttgttgttgtgatgGTGTGGCATGCATTGTGTTTTCAGGTTCCTGTGGGTGGATGCTACAGGCTTATAGACATCCCTATGAGCAACTGCCTCAACAGTGGcatcaacaaaatatttgtgCTGACACAGTTCAACTCTGCATCCCTCAACCGTCACATTGCCCGCACCTATTTTGGAAATGGCATCAACTTTGGGGATGGGATTGTGGAGGTATGTGCATCACCATCACTGTGTGTGCCCCTTTGGTTACTGTGATTGATTGATAGGGAAATATAAACCACTTGAGAGGTTCTTGTTGACCACTTTcaagtaagtttttttttttttaatgattcatGGTGATGACTAATTAAGCCAATCAAAACGTAAAACAGGTTCTGGCGGCTACTCAAACACCAGGAGAGGCTGGAAAGAATTGGTTCCAAGGAACTGCAGATGCTGTGAGGCAATTCACTTGGGTATTTGAGGTGgacatgcaatttttttatatactgcttcacttttttctttttgtcttttttgtttgtCACTATCACTTTTTGAACTTCTCAATAAGTAATAGGGCATTGTTGTAGGATGCCAAGAATACAAATGTTGAGAATGTATTGATCTTGGCTGGAGATCATCTATATCGTATGGATTACATGGACCTTGTGCAGGTATATGGTGTAATATTGTTTTATAGAATGtataatttcttcatttcattttcaaaaaaaaaaaatctgatttaTTTTGGTTACAAATGAACAGAGTCACGTTGATAGAAATGCTGATATTACAGTTTCATGTGCTGCTGTGGGTGACAGGTGTGTTCTCTAagatttgtttctttttgctgCTGAGTCaatatttatgcttaatttcttTCTAGGGTGAGTGAATAGAAACAACTAACTTCCTGAagacaaaatatttacaaatttagtTGCCTGTTTTTCAGCCGTGCATCAGATTATGGATTGGTTAAAGTAGATGACAGAGGCCGCATCATTCAATT encodes the following:
- the LOC114408459 gene encoding glucose-1-phosphate adenylyltransferase large subunit 1-like isoform X1 produces the protein MASACVTLKSNTHLANSEKGFLGERIKGGFNNSALVMNQLAIRSRSHKRVKHGVGVVSAVLTSNNAKESLTLQVPSFLRRRADPKNVISIILGGGPGTQLFPLTKRAATPAVPVGGCYRLIDIPMSNCLNSGINKIFVLTQFNSASLNRHIARTYFGNGINFGDGIVEVLAATQTPGEAGKNWFQGTADAVRQFTWVFEDAKNTNVENVLILAGDHLYRMDYMDLVQSHVDRNADITVSCAAVGDSRASDYGLVKVDDRGRIIQFSEKPNGDDLKAMQADTSLLGLSPQDALKSPYIASMGVYVFKTDVLLNLLKWRYPTSNDFGSEIIPAAVRDHDVQSYFFEDYWEDIGTIKSFYDANLALTEESHKFEFYDPKIPIYTSPGFLPPTKIDKCQIVDAIISHGCFLRECTVQHSIVGERSRLDYGVELLDTVMMGADYYQTESEIASLLAEGKVPIGIGRNTKIRNCIIDKNAKIGKDVIIANKDGVQEADRPEDGFYIRSGITIIMEKATIEDGTIV
- the LOC114408459 gene encoding glucose-1-phosphate adenylyltransferase large subunit 1-like isoform X2, with the translated sequence MASACVTLKSNTHLANSEKGFLGERIKGGFNNSALVMNQLAIRSRSHKRVKHGVGVVSAVLTSNNAKESLTLQVPSFLRRRADPKNVISIILGGGPGTQLFPLTKRAATPAVPVGGCYRLIDIPMSNCLNSGINKIFVLTQFNSASLNRHIARTYFGNGINFGDGIVEVLAATQTPGEAGKNWFQGTADAVRQFTWVFEDAKNTNVENVLILAGDHLYRMDYMDLVQSHVDRNADITVSCAAVGDSRASDYGLVKVDDRGRIIQFSEKPNGDDLKAMQADTSLLGLSPQDALKSPYIASMGVYVFKTDVLLNLLKWRYPTSNDFGSEIIPAAVRDHDVQSYFFEDYWEDIGTIKSFYDANLALTEESHKFEFYDPKIPIYTSPGFLPPTKIDKCQIVDAIISHGCFLRECTVQHSIVGERSRLDYGVELLDTVMMGADYYQTESEIASLLAEGKVPIGIGRNTKIRNCIIDKNAKIGKDVIIANKDLSL